The Acidobacteriota bacterium genome segment TGGAAACCAATCGGGACGTGATTCTGGGAATCAAGATACGTCTCAGCGCCAACCTGGCCGCCGATGGCCGCAACGAACTTCCCGCCCTGATGCTGGCCCGCGAAGCAGCCGAAGCGGCCCGGCTGCCCATGATGATCCATACCCCCGGGTCTTCGCTGCCGCTGCCTCGCATTCTGGCCGAGATGCGCAGTGGAGACCTGATGACTCACTGCTTTCACGGCCATGCCGCCGGCATCCTGGATGAGCGCGGCCGGGTATTGTCCGCGGTCCGCCAAGCCGTCCGCAGGGGCGTCCGTCTGGACGTCGGCCACGGAAAGGGCAGTTTCCGCTTCCCCGTTGCCGAAGAGGCCATGCGGCAGGACGTGCTGCCCGGCACCATCAGCAGCGACCTCCACAGCTACAACCTCGAAGGACCGGTTTACGATCTGGCCACCACCGTTTCCAAGTTCCTGCTGCTGGGAGTCTCTCTGGACGAGGCACTGAGGATGGTCACGGCAGCTCCGGCTGAAGTGGTGGGGATGCAGGGCCGCCTGGGAACCCTGAAAGCCGGCGCCGAGGCCGACTTGGCTCTGTTCGAGTTGGCGGAAGGAAGGTTCGAGTTTGCCGATGTCGCCGGAGAAACCCGGACCGGCCGCTGGAAACTGGTCCCTCGCGGCGTGATCCGCGCAGGACGGGTCGTCAAGCGGCCCGAGGAAACCTCCTGATTCCCCCTGAAAGACGATAGCCTGCAGTTCTCGGCCGGTCGCGGCCCTACGGTCAGGACCCCGTTGGCGCTCTGCGCGATGCGGGGACGTGGCTGTCAACCCCTATTGATCAGCGTCACCTGGTCGTTCAGGGTCCAGTAGTCGTATAGGTAACCAATTCCCAGAAGTCCAGCGGTGAGTAGATAGAGGATGCCGGTGATCCATTTGCCCTGATACATGCGATGAACACCGAGCAGTCCCAGGAAGGTCAGGAGGATCCAGGCTACGGTATAGTCGATCGGGCCGCGCTGGAACCTGAAATCGGCCTGGCGGCACATGCCGGGAATCAGAAACAGATCCACGAGCCAGCCAATTCCAAGCAGTCCCAGGGTCAAGAAATAGACGGTTCCCGTGACGGGTTTGCCGAAGTAGAAGCGATGCGAACCGGTGAAGCCGAAGATCCAAAGCAAGTACCCGATCAACGTGGAGTGGGTGGTTTCAGCGGGTCGCATCGGCAAAATTGAGCGCCTCGAACCGTTAGCTGGGCCTCAGTAGGATGGGCTCTCTTTCTTCTCCTTCACCGCCTCTTTCTCCTTCGAGGCGGGCTTCACCGGGACCGTCTCTATTCTCTTGTTTCGGGCGTTGACTCGTCGCACCTTCTTGTTGCCGGTGTCGGCGATATAGAGGTTGCCGCGGCGATCCACCGTCAGATCGAAGGGATCGGCCAGGCTGGCTCTCCGGGCCGGGCCGCCGTCGCCGCTGAAGCCCCTTTGGCCATTGCCCGCAACGGTGGTGATGACGCGATTTCTGGCACCCACCCGGCGGATTCGATGGTTGCCGCGATCGGCAATATAGAGGTTCCCGGACCGGTCCAGGGCCACCGAGAAGGGATCATACAGGCTGGCCTTTGCCGCAGGACCCCCATCGCCGCCGAACCCACCCTTCCCGTTGCCGGCATAGGTCGAAATCAGCCCGGTCCCGGCATCCACCCTGCGTATGCGGTGGTTGCCGGTGTCGGCGATGAAGAGGTTGCCGCGGCGATCCACCGCTACGTCGAAGGGCACTTCGAAAGCCGCATCCGTGGCCGGGCCGCCGTCACCGCTGAAGCCCGTTCTGCCGCTGCCCGCCACGGTGGCGATCTGGCCGGTCTGGGCGTCCACTCGGCGAACCCGGCGGCTGCTCTGCTCGACGAAATAAAGGTTGCCCTCTCGATCCAGAGTCACACCCACGGGAGTGGACAGGCTGGCTTCGGTGGCAGCCACATCGTCATAGCGGTAGCCGAACTCGCGGTTGCCGGCCACGGTGGTCACCACCCCGCTTTGGCGGTCTATGCGGAAGATCCGATGGGTGTTCCGGTCCGTCAGGTAGAGATTGTCGCCTCCATCCAGGGCGATGCCGACCGGTCGGCCCAGGTCCACCTTCCGGCCGGACCCCGGATCGACGGTTCCCCGTTCCAATTGAACCGTCAGGACGCCGGTCGGATCCAAACCCAGGATGCGGTACTTGACATCGTCGCTGATGATCAGCGAACCGTCGGACATGACGGCAACGGAGCGGGGTGTGAAGGTCGCTGCGTCTTCGGCCAGCATACCGGTGGAGAACACGGCCCAGCTCACCAGGAAAAGAATAACGCGCATGATCGAACTCCCTCGTCGTTCCAGGTGGCCCTAATGTAACGCCGGAGCGGCAAGAATGTAAAGGACGGGATCGGGTCCGGTCGCAGTGGAGCCTGGTTCACGGGCGCGGCGGGATGGCATGCCGCCAATATATCCTCCACCCGTCCAATTTAAGCCGCCTGCGGAAAGGGTCGGCGAGTGTATACTGAACGCCGCACCAGGGAGTTGAAAAACTACGGAACGAGGGACTGGCAGAGGAGGAAGCCCGATGAGATGGATCGCCGGAATTGTGATTGGAGGCGTTGCGGTGGGTTTGTGGCTGGGGGGGACCGAAACCCCGGCAGACAGCCAGACCTACTGGTCCCAGTGGAGGGGCCCGGAAGCTACGGGAGTTGCTCCCGCCGGCGACCC includes the following:
- a CDS encoding amidohydrolase/deacetylase family metallohydrolase is translated as MKYDLLVCNGRVVDPSQGLDDPRDIGLRGGKIIALEKHLDPGEAGDTVDARGLLVTPGLIDCHVHVYPGVSHYGIDPDPNCLERGVTTAVDAGSAGAATWEGFRRYVIEVSATRLFALLNISSVGMVTGVETDPAVGELEDLRHCSVSAALETVETNRDVILGIKIRLSANLAADGRNELPALMLAREAAEAARLPMMIHTPGSSLPLPRILAEMRSGDLMTHCFHGHAAGILDERGRVLSAVRQAVRRGVRLDVGHGKGSFRFPVAEEAMRQDVLPGTISSDLHSYNLEGPVYDLATTVSKFLLLGVSLDEALRMVTAAPAEVVGMQGRLGTLKAGAEADLALFELAEGRFEFADVAGETRTGRWKLVPRGVIRAGRVVKRPEETS
- a CDS encoding TM2 domain-containing protein, translating into MRPAETTHSTLIGYLLWIFGFTGSHRFYFGKPVTGTVYFLTLGLLGIGWLVDLFLIPGMCRQADFRFQRGPIDYTVAWILLTFLGLLGVHRMYQGKWITGILYLLTAGLLGIGYLYDYWTLNDQVTLINRG